The Oryza glaberrima chromosome 5, OglaRS2, whole genome shotgun sequence DNA segment AGGTTCGGGTTCCCGCGCGGCATCCTGCCGGAGGGGGTGACGGGGTACACGCTCCGGCCGTCGGACGGCGAGTTCGCGGTGTACCTCGGGACGGGGGAGTGCGAGTTCGAGGTCGACGGCGGGTACCGGCTCACCTACCAGGGGAGGATCACCGGCagggtggccggcggcagcATCACCGGCCTCCGCGGCGTCACGGTGAGGGTCTTCATGATGAACTGGGGCATCGACCGCGTCGTCGTGGCCGACGCCGACCACCTCATGTTCTACGTCGGCCCGCTCTCCCAGGCGTTCCCGGTGGACGGATTCGAGGAGTCGCCGCAGTGCCGgtgccgccacggcggcggcgccgccgtctccggcgtcGCGGCGATGTAGGATCTGGGCCGTTCGTTGGGTGTACGTACGAGTGTAACGAGTGTTCCTGTGATCGACGAACGCGTTAATTGGTGTTTTGGTGCGCGAAGTCGCGGATTATTTTGTTTAGGCGTCTAATCGGATTAAACAATCGAACGCGCCttgtaaattaattaaattaattaattgcctCGCTTGATTCATTATTTCATTGTGTTATGTTTATTGACTAGAAAAAGCgcccgtacgttgcaacgggaagaaaattaagaaaaatctTGCTGACGGATCCCCT contains these protein-coding regions:
- the LOC127774794 gene encoding uncharacterized protein LOC127774794 — its product is MAAAAATPRHHHRLLLLLFILFLAAGAAAPVSGAWDAKGKTLCSGRLLGVADCGDEEPSAYEMLERFGFPRGILPEGVTGYTLRPSDGEFAVYLGTGECEFEVDGGYRLTYQGRITGRVAGGSITGLRGVTVRVFMMNWGIDRVVVADADHLMFYVGPLSQAFPVDGFEESPQCRCRHGGGAAVSGVAAM